tccctacacacacacacacacacacacacacacacacacacacacctacccaaGGCCCTCCAACCCCACATCCTTGAGCAGTCACCAGGGCAGGAGGGGCTGGTGTGTAGGCCTAGCATGAAGACAGTGACTGTTTGCCGGCCTGGCTCCCAGGGCAGAACTGACAAATACATAAAAGCTGTGCAGCCAGGCCCTCTTTGGCAGTGGTTGCCTTTGGAGCCAGAAGCCTTCCGTTCTCGAGGGACTTGGCCTGCGGGGCCGAGACAGGCGGGAGTCCCTGGGCCTGGAGCCTGAGTGCTCTGAAAGGGTGGAGGGACTCTAGGCGTGCTGGGCCCCAGCTCCTCATTTCCTGTGGCCACTGtgaggacagggggtgggggaggaagactCTGGCCCAGTGAGCTAATCTGGAGAAGTGATTTTCCTCCTcggtcagctcctccctgggcagggctctgggcaaggAGGGAGGCCCTAGCCGGCTCCCAGGGCAGGGCGGGCTTATCAGGCAGGAAACACTGGGTTCCAGCCACATCCTCCTGCTGGTCCCCTCAGCTCCCAGGGGCAGGAAAACACTCAGCAGCCTGGCTGCTCCTCCACCCTGCTCTCCGTCTTCCCTCCACTGCTGGGGCATCTGAGGGTGAGGACCCAAGGGCCCAAGGgtgctgagcccccagtcctgTCATCCTAGACCCTTGTGGACAGCCTGCTGCCTTTCTGCACCCCTGCCAGCTGGTGCCAAACTGGTCACTGGCCGCCTGGGGTAGCAGGAACAGGACTGGTTTTCAGAAGCGTCCAGGTGGACCAGAGTGAGCACCTCCAGACCTTGGAACTTCTACTACTCCCTGAAGTGTCTGAGAACCAGGTCTGCTTCTCCCTATGGTTCCCCAGAGCTCACTTTCCTTGAGATCctgtttctgtctccagggtaCCTCCATCTAGACCATCTCAGGCTCAAGAAGAAACTTCTTGGGCAGTCTCCTAAACTCAGGCAAGTTATGCCACAGgttccagcctcccttctcaCGTGtggtcccacccccccccccacatccctgTACCCCCTGCCCATTGCTAAGACTCACTTCAGTgcacaggtggggggggggtctctccttCAGTCTTGGCTGGCACTGCTGGGGATGACTGACTCCTAGACACAGGGGTCTCTCTAACCCACTCTCAAGGCAGTCTAGCATTTTCATCAAATCTGAGGTTCCTTAGTTCTGACCTTCAGTGATAACTTACTCTGAGCCCCTCCATTCTCTTATTtttgtattaaaataaataaataaatacactcacACAGTTTAAAGTGGGACTTTTCTGGTTGATGGATATGGGGGCCATCAGAATAGTCCCCAACCTTCACCTTCTGGTACACCTAGCACTGCAATTTTCAGGGGTGGAGGTGGTCACTGAAAAATAGTAAAGTGGAATTTGTCAGGAATAAATGGGGAAACTTTGCAGCTCTCTGAAACTCTCTGAGGATGAAAAGAAACATAGGTGTAAACAGTGAGTACTGTCTGCCACTCTTCCCCTTGGTAAATTTGTCATCCATAGAGGTCATAACCCCCAGCTTTTATTATGGTTACTTCACCCTGAGACACAACGATCAGCCTCCTTGAGGTCCCAGGAGGCTGGGTAGACATTTCTTTAGAATCTAGTGACCTTTCCTCACCAGGTTCGTACCACCCACAACCCCTCAGGGAACTTAGTGGGACTTAGTCAGGGGACCCCACCTGTGGCAGAGGGTGTGCATCTCTGAGAAATGGCCACACCCCACACCTACCTATGTGGCATTCTGAAAGTATCCATAGTGGCCCGTCTCCTCCCTGGAGAATTCCCTGCCTTTCTCCCATGACTTATGCATGGACTATCCTTCTTCCTTCTGTCTCACACAACACAATCCCTCATCCCTGGGTGTAAAGATCTGAGATGAGATCTGAAGGAAACTAAACCTCCAACTCTAATCTCAAACATGTCCCCTGAACAAAAGGGGAAGGAGCATGACCCCCAGACAGATCTGAGACAAGTGTTCTCCATTTCTGCAGATGGTTGAGCAAACACAAACACAGATAGAATCTAGAGGAGCTCGAAGAGTTGGAAGCGAGAACTTCATGAAAATGGAATTTGATAAACTGGCTAACAAAGCAAAAGCTCCCTTTTTCTGTCAAAGTCGCAAATCAAATTAAAACCTTTATGCCAAGCATGTCTATGGAACAGCCTCTAGCAGAGACAGGAGGTCAAAGATAGAAAGATCCCAAGGTCTCTTTCAACTCCAACTccaaagaggaaagagacagagccatCTAGAATGCCCTGGAACCACCTTGTAGGAATCACCCCTATTTCTTACACATGATCAATCTTGATTTGACAATTACTGAGCAGATGGCTCTTCATTTTTCAAAGTAGAACCATGCCTCCATGCTTAAAGGAAATGTAGGTTGTCTAAGAAATCTAAAATAGACAATAGTACTCCTATAAATGTGTATGAACATTTAGTTTTTCAAATGTCTACATCTTCTCTAAGTGCTTGCTGAGATGAGACAGCAGGTCTACTTGCCCAGGTCCCAACCAAACTCCCACCTGGTCCTTACCTTTTCCATGGGCTCTTCTTCTGGGTCTAGAGCCTCTTCCACTGTGCCTAGAGCTTCTTCCATTGTGTCCAGGGTTTATTCTGCTGTGTCACGTGCCTTTCCCACTGCATCTAGTAACTTTTCTACTGTCTCCAGAGCTCTGTGTACGCCCCCCCCCAAGAATGCTGGCAACAGCATGAATAGTGTTCTCTGGTGATTCTAGAGGTCCAGTCTATTTTCTTGCTCACTGATGGGACAACCGTCTCCTCCAATAGTAAGCTAGTGGCTAAGGAAAAGTGTATTGTCCACAGGGTGTTTAGAGAAATTTCCTACTTGCCAACAAAAGCCATGGACATGCGCCTACTAGATACTCAGGAAGACTGAGTCACCACAAGTAGTAAAGACAACTGAGCTTTCTCAGAGGCCACTTAGCAATGGGCTttggggggtagggtggtagcgcagtgggttaagcgcagatgatgCGAAggtcaaggaccggcgtaaggatcccagttcaagcctctggctccccacctgcaggggagtagcttcacaaagaGAAGCCagcctgcaggtgactctttttctctccccctctctgtcttcccctcctctctccatttctctatgtcctgtccaacaatgatgacatcatcaacaacaacaataataactacaacaacaataaaaaaacaacaggaacaacaaaagggaaaaaatttaaaaaaaaaataaaaaaggaaagaaatgggctTCAGCGGGTCATCTTTCCATAGCTTTGTTACGGACTGTCAAGTAAATTAAGTTACATTAACTCACTGGAATGCCCTTCAGAGATCTTACAGGAATAACTGTAAGGACAAATAGCAATGTAGCAAAACTTCTATAACAGGAGGTTAAAGGATGAAGCCAGACACCAGTACCATCCATAGCTGCTGAGCTCTGAGTACATCAGTTACAACTTTGAACACAAGACTGCAAGACTAGGGAGTTTAGTATAGAAAATTGAGTATGTTGACAATAATAAGTCAAGGCCAAAAGtggatcatttttcttttttcaaaaaaattttatattgatttttcaACTGGAAATAAAACACATTATGAGAAAATCAAATCTAATGGCATTAGAAAATATTATATGATATTAATGAATATCAATGTATATTGAAAAAGACATATGTATAACTGGACAAGAACTGCCTGGATGTACAAAgacaattaaaatgaatatatctatggagaggacctagtgggggtagtattgttatgtggaaaactgggagatgttatgcatgtacaaactattgtatttattgtcaactgtaaaacattaatcccccaataaaaaatagaaaaaaatgaatatatctaAGTTCTGAACAACAGTTGAtatcttaattttaaatatttatttatttatgggagaaagaggagagagaaccagaatatcactctggcacatgcaatgcaagggatcaaactgaggacctcatacttgagaatctaacattttattcactgtaccattaCTCaggccacatttatttatttatttattcccttttgttgccctttttattgttatagttattattgatatcgatgtcatcgttgttggatgggatgtagagaaatagagagaggaggggaagacagaaagggggagacaaagcagacctgcttcactgcttgtgaaatgactctctgcaggtggggagctggggacttgaattgggatccttacactggtccttgtgctttgtaccacgtgcacttagcccactgtgctactgcccaactccctaggccactttttttttaaacgacACTTTCCTAAACTTTCTACAAATATTGTATCTATTTTAAGAAttgaaatatcaaaaaaaatgaTGATAAGATTgagttgggggcaggtggtgggtgACACACCTGCTAAGCATACACATTAACATGGATCCATGACATGAAtgacagacagagataaatgtCTCATTTCTCTTGTTCCTATCATTTCTTCTGACTTACCttgcttcttccttttctcctttatttttgctCATTATCTCAGGATTGAAATTAACGGTGGAgccatctcaaaaaaaaaaaaagggggggttaggGAGTTAGCTATTATCCTGTTAGATAACAATTTGTGCACCTAAAGtctcagaggtcacaggttcaaaccccagcaccatcttgtgccaaagctgagcagtgctttggtttctctctccctcttctctcatagtaaacttaataagcctttaaaaaaaaaataggaaaggcaGTTTCAAATGTTACCCAAcctcggacacacacacacacacacacacacacacacacacacacacacacaaggtctTGGTTTGAAGAGAAATGGGTGAGGAATTTTGTAAAATAGACTGCTGGTCTTAGCACCAAAAATAATCGAAGTGTCCACAAGACACTGCAGAGGACTCCTATATGACTCGCTGAGCTGCTACTATGTGTCTGTCCTGCTAGGAAAGCTACCAGTCCCCAGCTATAAATGTGGGCAGAGGATTCCAACATGGCCGGGCCCAAGTGCCATAACCAAGACCTGTTCTAACCCCGTGGGCGCTGTGGGAGGAATGTAATCTGACACTCTGCCAGGCAGGGTGGCAATGTTTGAGCTGGACTCAGACAGTGACTGCTGTGTCAATAGAAAGCTGATGGAACATAGGTCTCCCAGTAAGGAACTAGTACTGTGACAAACACAGATGAGTAGGAAGAAGAATATGTTTCTCCTGCAGTAGGTACACACAGTAGGTTGGGGGAGACTAAGAAAAACTCCTGGAAAGAAGATTGGCCATCAGAGACAAGAAGATTGGACATCAGGATTCCAAGGGAAATAATGAAACAGTAATATGTACCCCTATCTCTTCTTACCAGCACATGTAGaacatgctgtgtgtgtgtgtgtgtgtgtgtgtgtgtgtgtgtacctccaGGTGGGCAGCTACAACTTATACATTCTCCTGGCTTCTAGGAATGGCCATTTGTCTCCAAACTGAGTGTAGCCTGCCTGTTTGCTGCCctcccagagacagagacatgccctACTCCCACAGTGTGTTCCAGAATTAAATGTGTCCATTTGGCAGTGTGGAAAGTTGTACATTGAGCACACAACACTCCCCCACCTCCCGACCAACCAACTAATGACCCCGTGGCAGGGTCAGCCTGCCAGTGGTGAGCCTGAGTGATGATGATTTCAGGTTTCATCTTCCTCTGGCCTCATAATTTCCTCCTTGCTGTTCTTTCTGGGCAGTGATGGGTCTGAGCGTTGGGTGGCAAAGTGCTAAAAAACTGCACAGTCTCTCACTGCAATCTGCCAACAACACTGACACAAAGATCCATGGCTCAAGGAAAGCTGAGAGCCACCCCATACTACCACCCACTTTGGGTCTCAGTGTCCCCAGCCACTCAAGAGGGTGCATGGATGATGGGGCTCCCGCCTGGGGCTGTGAATGAGAAATTACCCATAAAACTTGCTGTAAAACTCCCTCCACTTATAAAGTGCTATTAAAGTAATGACTATAGATTATGATCAAATTGAAGGATGAACAGATGCCCGTTTGGGCCCTCCCAAGATCCACTCCTTGGCCCAAAGGGCCTTCGAGAACACAGACTACCTTGATTCCAACAAGTCACAACGGCTTCCCCACAGGAGAAGCCAGACGGGGGTGACCTGCCGGGGACTGAGTAATCACTGACTTTTTCCAGGCACTTTTGGCTGGCATTTTAATCCTTTACCTCACAAGATGTTACATCTAATAACCACGGGTCCATGAAGCTTCCACTTTCCCTCCAACTTTCAGAGTCCTGAGAGCCTTTAATGGCTTCCTACATCACACACATAAATGCCATGTATAGATAGTCTATGGGTATTTTTCAAGATTATTTCAGAAAGTATAAGAAATGTGATAGGCTTAAATAAGCAAGTAATCAGGCAGAAATTACTTCCTCTCAAGACAACTTACTAACCAGCTTGTTTCACTTTATCAAAGTGATTCATCCCTCTGAGGAAAATGTCCTTCAAGTAGGAGTAGAGTTAGTCTTTTCTTTCACTATAAATGACACCATCCTGTTTCCAATATGTCAAATCAGGTCTCCCTCTTCACCAGAcctaagaaaagaagagaagagaagagaagagaagagaagagaagagaagagaagagaagagaagagaaaagaaagcatcTAGGGGGGATGAATCAAGGACCCCGGGTATATACAATATCACCCAGCAGCTTtcccatctccccccacccccatttttttcattctacttactttagagaaaacaaacaaactaacaaacaaaagagtggggagagacactacagctctACTCTAACACCCATGGAACTTCCTTGGTGCTATCCATAGTGCttgcatgtggtgccagggttcagacccagagcttcacacatggtaaagtagctTCTGGCCctgataaatactttttaaaagaaaaaaaaacttgaatgcAAAAAACACTTTTTTACCAGTCTCATAAGTAGGACTGGACATAAGATCTATGCCTCACTTGAAAACGTTTTCCTTTTTGCAAAAACTGGATTTTGATAATGATAAGAGGGTCATGGtacaaaaacatttatttaaattaaatattttagacAAATTATTATCTACAACCATTCCAAAGCATGGAGAATTCTTACAAAAAAATGGAACAGTTTAGCTTAACATCTGTGAAACTGTTTTATAAGACTAGAACAAACACTCTGTACTGCAAGGGTCAACCATGTCGTCAATGATTTACTTATTACCACATGTTGAATACAGGAAGAGCATAAAGATTAATCATATTTAATCAGTGATTTTACAATAACActccttggaagaaaaaaaagtatctttcaacaatacaaaatataaagtgaaaataacaagagaatatataaaatatttacatagtCCACATGGGCATAATACCTTGAAATCAAGACATAATCTGTCTTTTAGGTCACATGTTCCTTCAAGAAGGgttggggaaaggggagggatcTGTTTTGAGGGTGGGCATCAGGGTTTAGAAACCTTTCCTAAATCACAGTGCATTTCTGTAGGTTGGGAAATAAGTTTAACAAAGGTGAGAGAGGGAACTGGTTCTGAAGTGCTGGCTAAAGATTTTACCAGAAGCATCAGCTGGGGGAATTATTAAGTCAGAACACCTCTGTATTCATGGCAAATGCAGAAGGAtagaagaaaagcaaagaagaaagaaaaagaaatcaggacaaggagaaagagagatgcaggcagCCAGGAAGAAAGCTTCTTCTGCATTGCAAAGATGACTGACTGCATGCTGAAATTCTGCTCAAAGAACTGGCACCCATCATGGGAAGTAGTGTTGCTTTGTTGAAATTCCATACAATCTCGGCTATTAGAACAGGAAGTTGTCAAGAAGCTGCCATCATGGACAAGCTTGTCTGATTTAGGTTTCACAGAGGAGTACTGAAGGGTATGCATGCAAGGGGATGTGTATCACCCAGGCTGACTATATACACAGGCTGTGTCTGTTCTCTTGAACTGGCatgtgcaattaaaaaaatatatctaaaattaaaaaaaaaaagtttgaatttTAGTGGTGCACATAACCCTAGCTGTTACTTTCCGAAATCAAGAGCAGCATGTTTGGTCAAAGTGGAAGGATCCTTGTGGAGAACTGTGATGGCTTCGGCAGGCATCAGAGGTGGGGGAGCTGTCCCTGAGAACTACCAGCAAGCCACATACTGGTGAACTTAGATGTGGGTGGGACACCACCTTTTTCCTTTTGGTTAGCCTTGAaaagaatattaaataaaaataaatttaaatttaaaaaagaacacatacacacacacacacaaaaaaaaaagaaatccaaaatgTGGAGCAGAAAGGACTACGGATACCAGATCTGTCCTACATTTTACCAGCAGTTAGAGGCAGCACTGGGGCACAAAGGAGTCCTTGCTCTCTGCACCTGGAAAACCCAGATGATTAGGACTCTCCTACAGACATTCAGGGCTGCGGCCCAAACTAGACAGGGGTGGGTGTTTTGGGGTTTTTCACATATTTGTTTCTTTGATGAAGACAGGAAAGGGAAATCAGGGAAATGTCTACAACAAGAAATAGCAACTTTCAGCAACTCCCTTGCCTTCCAAGGGTGTTTGTAGCCAGTACTCATTCGAAGAAGTACACACTTCCGGGAAAAGGGCAGGTGGGGCCACGGGCACTATGTTCTGGCGCTGTGACAGTTCAAACCTGCCCAACCTGGGGGCAGTGGCGGAGAGCTGGTAGCACTGTAATACCGAGATCCCCTCTGCTGCCCAGAGCAGGAACGAGAGGTCTTGGCAGGAGGGGCAGGGCTGGCTGCCTGGCTCTATGACACGCTGTAGCTGTTGTAGTAGGTGGCCGTGGCATCAGCCAGCACTGAAATGAGACTGGTCTCTGTTGGGGCAGCTGTTGTCACCTGGGGGCCAGGAGCAGGCCCACTGAGGCTGAGCACACCTGCCACAGAGTCTGGGTGGCCAGGAGTGTTCAAATATTGGTCAAACTCATTGCGATCCATGTCCCCCAGGAGTTCCACTTGGCTCAGCTGATCCAGGGCATCAAAACCGGTGTGCTCCGGAGGCGGGGAAAGTTGGCCCAGGTGTGCATGGAGGTTGGCGTGTAGAGGGTGGTAGGTGGCTGGTGGGTAATAGGCAGGAGAGGGGGGACAGCTGGGCACAGAGGGCATCATAGAGATGCCTGGAGACTGGCCGAGCCCCAGTGAGCCCAGCGGGTGACCGCAGTGGAGTGGACTGGGGGTGTAGTCAGGGGAGTAGGGGGGCCCAGGCAGGTGGGGGAGGCGGTGGGAGTGTGCGTGTTCCTCCTgacagggggaggagaagaaggtggaCTCCGGCTCCAGCACATCCAGAGGCGACATCTCCGGGGGCGTGGGCAGCCCGTATGGGTAGGTGTCCACGCTGCCTGGGGTGCCGCTGCCCCCGGCTGCACTGTCATGGTAGCAGCCACGCAGGCCAGGCAGGGCAGCACCAGGAGAGTACTCACCCCTGTCCTCCTTGTCCCCCAGTACCCCTCTGGTGTCAGTGCTGCGCTTGTCAGGCAGCACATTCTGGTCCCGGGACAGTGAGCTCAGGAGGAAGCCAGGCTCCACGCGCTTACAGAGCCGCTTGGCCTGCTTCTTCCTGCGTGGCCTGTACTTGTAGTTGGGATAGTCCTGCATGTGCTGCAGCCGCAGCCGCTCGGCCTCATCTACGTATGGCCTCTTTTGAGACAGTGTCAGCGCCTTCCACGACTTTCCTGTGCACACAAGACGGAGAGACCGTAGTCAGCGTGTGGGCCCAGGacatgagcacacacacactgaccacATCCATTGTGCAAACACATGCACTCTTGCAGCCTTGCAAACACAGAGACAGCACACTTGCACATACACATCCATTCATCCACATCTGTCCTCCTCCCCACTGCACCCTCCTCACTTCCTCCCAACTGAGATGCTCAGTCCCAGTACTCACTTTCCAGTTCAGACAATGGCACTGCAACTTGTCCTGTCCACATCACACAAAAGCACAGCATGCCCACAGTCACAACACCCCATGCCTGGACATGTAAGCAATACTCTGATATAATCAAACACCTGTCACTCCCACAAGTGTGATTTGTAGCACCCTTTACCTTTGAGGGGTTAATTAATTCTAGTTCTCTGTGATTTTAATGAAATTCTTACTGGTATATTATGATAGTCTCTCAGAAAGTGACGCTTTTTTATTTTCCAATGTCAGCTGCACCACTCTGAGTACCCCCATTTTTTtccagaagaaagaaaggggggaaggagagagaccataacaccaGAACTatcctccagtgtagtgggggccagactccAACCTGGGccgtgcatatgacaaagcaggtacactatccaggtgagctatcttaatATTTATGTATGACTCAAATCTCACATGTCTTCTGGGGAAGCAACTCTAGTTATGTCCACAAATTAAAGGAACTCATTGAGGGTGACTGACCCCAAGATCTGTGCAAATGAGATCTGACTTTGTGAAGACCTAACCTTGGCCAGAATACTGTCATCTACCTGcaaggcagacacacacacacacacacacacacacacacacacaccatatttcCCTGGCAATTCAGCCATTGACTCTTCCTGCAGAAGCAAATTCCTTACTTTCCTGGGTCTGTTCGTCTCATTATAAAAATCAAGAtcctgggagtcagacggtagcgcagcgggataagcacatgtggtacaaagcgcaaggattggctaaggatcccggttcaagcccctggctccccacctgcaggggagtcacttcacaagtggtgaagcaggtcttcaggtgttcatctttatctccccttctctgtcttccccatctctctccatttctctctgtcctatctaacaacaatgacatcaacaacaacaacaataacaataaaaaacaacaagggcaacaaaagggaaaataaataaatataacatttaaaaaaaaaaaatcaagatcatACCAAACTCAGAAGTCACTCTAAGAAGCACCCTCCACCAGAGCAAAAATGCTTGTATTTGCT
The DNA window shown above is from Erinaceus europaeus chromosome 2, mEriEur2.1, whole genome shotgun sequence and carries:
- the SOX7 gene encoding transcription factor SOX-7 produces the protein MASLLGAYPWPEGLECPALDTELSDGLSPPAAPRPPGDKGTESRIRRPMNAFMVWAKDERKRLAVQNPDLHNAELSKMLGKSWKALTLSQKRPYVDEAERLRLQHMQDYPNYKYRPRRKKQAKRLCKRVEPGFLLSSLSRDQNVLPDKRSTDTRGVLGDKEDRGEYSPGAALPGLRGCYHDSAAGGSGTPGSVDTYPYGLPTPPEMSPLDVLEPESTFFSSPCQEEHAHSHRLPHLPGPPYSPDYTPSPLHCGHPLGSLGLGQSPGISMMPSVPSCPPSPAYYPPATYHPLHANLHAHLGQLSPPPEHTGFDALDQLSQVELLGDMDRNEFDQYLNTPGHPDSVAGVLSLSGPAPGPQVTTAAPTETSLISVLADATATYYNSYSVS